A section of the Kluyveromyces lactis strain NRRL Y-1140 chromosome F complete sequence genome encodes:
- the WHI2 gene encoding Whi2p (similar to uniprot|P12611 Saccharomyces cerevisiae YOR043W WHI2 Protein required with binding partner Psr1p for full activation of the general stress response possibly through Msn2p dephosphorylation regulates growth during the diauxic shift negative regulator of G1 cyclin expression): protein MSQNQPQTQSIITQVTPDGGGASGALLGQDGSYIDYEQYNEEDTLIHLNIQEKHYYITRTQLMSLPESLLLCLFPSGVFMDRDGQIITNLTPDDEVYIPNFSTECFEYIMDVYNQAHTDYLNFPVNEIFNRKGTNGSSSGGNNFFNFGSSNNSSSSQESEILHEKPGIIVLREDLDYYCVPQVSVEYPEGSSDMEKEELLHNLMVQIKLAAGSHLLKQTSVFLGLKSSNRAKKPTKSNQVDGTKSSTGTVKLGSAEQHLMDMLCSSGFKTESVWGNRSQEMDKTVISSLSLCRLANETTQEFRDAVAVAKAKYDDDQKSIASTMTNDTSSNMKLTPTPSRTDVKRKSRLSVFSENVRSRSRSRNRSASRQRANESPTLYELVPKPDINTKLLLFWKKPARKCWWGQELVDLEVDFPAIFENDTLTIFPDNSKIQKLKVPVKIHIRRVWTLELSVIGIQ from the coding sequence ATGAGTCAGAACCAGCCTCAAACGCAGTCGATTATAACGCAAGTTACTCCAGATGGTGGGGGTGCTTCTGGTGCACTGCTTGGACAAGATGGGTCATATATTGATTACGAACAGTATAATGAGGAGGATACACTTATCCATTTGAATATTCAGGAGAAGCATTATTACATCACACGCACTCAATTGATGTCTTTGCCAGAATCGTTGTTGCTTTGCCTTTTCCCCAGTGGTGTATTCATGGATAGGGATGGTCAAATCATTACTAATTTGACCCCAGATGATGAAGTTTACATACCTAACTTTTCTACGGAATGTTTTGAATACATTATGGACGTGTACAATCAAGCACACACAGATTATTTAAATTTCCCAGtcaatgaaatctttaATCGTAAAGGCACCAATGGTAGTTCAAGCGGTGGGAAtaactttttcaattttggtTCTTCGAATAATTCAAGCAGTTCACAGGAATCAGAGATCTTGCATGAAAAACCTGGTATTATCGTATTAAGAGAAGATTTGGATTACTATTGTGTGCCACAAGTCTCCGTAGAATATCCAGAAGGATCATCTGATATGGAGAAAGAGGAACTCTTGCATAACTTGATGGTGCAAATCAAACTGGCTGCTGGCAGCCATTTGTTGAAGCAAACATCTGTATTCTTGGGGTTGAAGTCCTCGAATAGGGCCAAGAAACCAACAAAATCGAATCAAGTTGATGGGACCAAGTCCAGTACAGGTACTGTGAAGTTGGGGTCAGCTGAACAACATTTGATGGATATGCTATGTTCATCAGGGTTTAAAACTGAATCTGTGTGGGGTAACAGAAGTCAAGAGATGGATAAGACTGTCATAAGTTCGTTGTCTCTTTGTAGACTTGCCAATGAGACAACTCAAGAATTCAGAGATGCAGTCGCAGTCGCTAAGGCAAAGTACGACGATGATCAAAAAAGTATTGCGTCCACAATGACAAATGACACAAGTTCTAACATGAAGTTAACACCAACTCCCTCACGGACTGATGTTAAACGTAAATCGAGATTGTCTGTATTCAGTGAAAATGTTCGCTCTCGTTCCAGATCACGAAACAGATCTGCATCAAGACAACGAGCAAATGAATCTCCAACCTTGTACGAATTGGTCCCGAAACCAGACATCAACACAAAACTATTAttgttttggaagaaaccTGCAAGAAAGTGTTGGTGGGGTCAAGAGCTCGTTGATTTGGAAGTTGACTTCCCTgcaatctttgaaaatgacaCTTTAACCATCTTCCCAGATAATAGCAAAATCCAAAAACTGAAAGTACCTGTCAAAATACACATTAGAAGGGTATGGACCCTTGAATTGTCCGTTATTGGTATCCAATGA
- the TOM6 gene encoding Tom6p (similar to uniprot|P33448 Saccharomyces cerevisiae YOR045W TOM6 involved in supporting the cooperativity between receptors and the general insertion pore and facilitating the release of preproteins from import components): MFGIPGAPAPSAPASESKFDQFKQTPAFPVLVHTALFAAGVAFIQSSVIELLSPQL; encoded by the coding sequence ATGTTTGGTATTCCAGGTGCCCCAGCTCCTTCTGCTCCAGCTTCTGAATCAAAATTCGATCAATTCAAGCAAACTCCAGCTTTCCCAGTGTTAGTCCATACTGCTTTGTTTGCTGCTGGTGTTGCTTTCATTCAATCATCAGTCATTGAATTGTTGTCCCCACAACTATAA
- a CDS encoding type II protein arginine methyltransferase (similar to uniprot|P36052 Saccharomyces cerevisiae YKL162C Hypothetical ORF), translating into MSRFAKASLPLLEITELLQKGLPKEPFNATLRDFIEWNNLTNLRSHNFFTKKSAAQINEVNRLQPVLSHCFARWLHVEYKLNYYPYYDLNVVCLYTDLNAGIENAKHVVNYFKKFVTDDVYDRLNYYLVPLYDTKIDAMTKSTNDPKIRIMKEGILSNHMNYQIEDPVFVTMINDVVKFLPCDLVQYDPQLEKWLQAYIEYDPEKGFMKQDFQEMDYWCHMTANLLKLDKDYKGHELYITTRLVHLFAQLHRTIPEHKLFIIDNPQRWSPNIATIIKLMMGWENYPITQANISSHLYQPWTKENLLHRDNSTFITDFQQVKKLYTEITEGTKTLESEDLHDFANEWMDYGESQELLDGDPSNSINIARQYLHDSTLAVIRG; encoded by the coding sequence ATGAGCCGATTTGCCAAGGCATCGCTGCCACTACTAGAGATAACAGAACTTTTACAAAAGGGTTTACCAAAGGAGCCATTCAATGCAACTTTGCGAGATTTCATAGAGTGGAACAATCTAACCAATTTGCGGAGCCATAATTTTTTCACTAAGAAATCTGCAGCCCAAATAAATGAAGTTAATAGGTTACAACCGGTATTATCTCATTGCTTCGCACGTTGGTTGCACGTTGAATACAAGCTCAACTATTATCCTTATTACGATCTTAATGTTGTGTGCTTATACACTGATCTAAATGCTGGCATTGAAAATGCAAAGCATGTAGTaaattatttcaagaaatttgTGACCGATGATGTATATGACAGATTAAACTACTACTTGGTACCACTTTATGATACCAAAATTGACGCAATGACTAAAAGCACAAATGATCCAAAGATACgaataatgaaagaagGTATTCTATCTAACCATATGAACTATCAGATTGAGGATCCTGTTTTTGTTACCATGATAAACGATGTCGTGAAATTTCTTCCCTGTGATTTGGTTCAATACGATCCCCAGCTTGAGAAATGGTTACAAGCATATATCGAATATGATCCAGAAAAAGGGTTCATGAAACAAGATTTCCAAGAGATGGATTATTGGTGTCATATGACAGCtaatcttttgaaattagaCAAAGATTATAAAGGGCATGAACTATACATAACGACTCGGCTAGTGCATTTGTTTGCTCAATTACACCGTACGATACCGGAGCACAAACTATTTATTATTGACAATCCACAGAGATGGTCGCCAAACATAGCTACCATAATCAAGCTAATGATGGGATGGGAAAATTATCCAATAACACAAGcaaatatttcaagtcACTTATATCAACCTTGGACTAAGGAGAATCTCCTTCATAGAGACAATTCAACTTTTATCACCGATTTCCAACAAGTTAAGAAATTGTACACAGAGATTACCGAAGGTACGAAAACTTTGGAATCGGAAGACTTACATGATTTCGCTAATGAGTGGATGGATTATGGTGAGAGTCAAGAATTATTGGATGGTGATCCAAGTAATTCAATCAATATAGCAAGACAATATTTACATGATTCGACATTGGCTGTAATCCGAGGATAA
- a CDS encoding uncharacterized protein (conserved hypothetical protein) produces MREPLDNLKISRIFGSSSNSRTCFSAAKDLIAYAASGGVVVAQLDFDTQQIIKQRFFCASSKSLRQESHSPTNIAKDYYGLIKPEHSISIKGDTWNDSDEASEKAVTIGSDLSPARCSPSKIKDRIKDISCLCFSADAKFLIVGETGHQPRILLYSMAPDSNDFPVFVIHQHSYGISQLQFHPDDSTIFTSLGLINDGFLHIWKLSTNSIRLVASNKNSTIVLGLNWYKDSALVTYGVRQIKVWKFENTNNTANNKLTIPRTRTAIKGKNIVLGTLIESTFIDSEWLRDDQLLFLTDSRQVVLYQNGSLISLYELEGDKQYDNILVDWDNDKLWFSYDEYVDSIPLTHVLNHQERLRPGSGSSSIRGASPIKNNLFDQKFVDTEASVRDTHKILMMKLVTNKTVLFCTSKGEISIINETIKPISNPSLNDIKVFKKINNDLAVLCSKKGDIKLFDGTKLSKYELDISDLSSDEEITSLDFSVNENYFVVGDSTGKLSVYKDNVCEYQSKVHSAAINGIQIYEKDAFKIVITISRDRTMNFIELRAGEWNICETVKDNKGNIIQLEMCDNKLYTISSDRTVSCYRIDIVDNTLNVSKETILSVKNSPLRLQLTNSDIIVSRSDKTMQIFDKTSNSTPRLLRLLDDQGDGILVNHFYVNADSDQILCSSSLDKTIRCFSYTTGKCLNQYYAHADPVVGMTTVANKFVTVTGNGCLFSWEIRPEEEADEISGKLLDLSSSYSSKNTNTIVSAPSTPVRNPKPFSPVRLQHPTPASSPLKKESPLTTKKRGIIPSNQLKSNLNKPQDILSSLRQLRISLVNEEQIDNIDEIRKEVSLIHNLIEPHEHILQKFGDELVQLIESKINT; encoded by the coding sequence ATGAGAGAGCCATTGGATAACctaaagatttcaaggatctttggttcttcttcgaaCTCGAGGACATGCTTTTCTGCAGCAAAAGATCTCATTGCCTATGCGGCATCAGGCGGTGTGGTAGTGGCACAATTGGATTTCGATACACAGCAGATAATCAAACAACGATTCTTTTGCGCTTCTTCGAAATCACTTCGTCAGGAATCCCATTCACCCACAAATATTGCCAAGGATTATTATGGGTTAATAAAGCCTGAGCATAGTATTAGTATTAAAGGTGATACCTGGAATGACTCGGATGAGGCATCAGAGAAAGCTGTTACAATAGGTTCAGATTTATCACCAGCTCGATGCTCTCCATCTAAAATTAAGGACAGAATTAAGGATATTTCATGTTTATGTTTCTCTGCTGATGCGAAATTTTTGATTGTGGGTGAAACAGGTCATCAACCAAGAATTTTACTCTATTCAATGGCACCGGATTCTAATGATTTTCCGGTATTCGTAATACATCAGCATAGTTATGGTATATCTCAATTGCAATTTCATCCCGATGATAGCACTATCTTTACCAGTCTTGGATTGATTAATGACGGTTTCTTGCACATATGGAAGTTATCTACCAATAGTATAAGATTAGTGGCCAGCAATAAAAATTCTACAATTGTGCTAGGACTAAATTGGTATAAGGATTCTGCTCTTGTTACATATGGTGTCAGGCAAATCAAAGTATGgaagtttgaaaacaccAATAATACTGCAAACAATAAGCTGACGATTCCTAGAACAAGAACGGCTATCAAGGGCAAGAACATTGTGCTTGGTACTTTGATTGAATCAACATTCATTGACTCCGAGTGGCTACGTGACGATCAACTATTGTTTTTAACCGATTCTCGTCAAGTTGTACTATATCAGAATGGATCGCTTATAAGTCTTTACGAACTAGAAGGTGATAAGCAATACGACAATATTCTAGTAGATTGGGACAATGACAAGCTTTGGTTCTCGTATGATGAATATGTAGATAGTATACCCTTAACACATGTTTTGAAccatcaagaaagattgAGACCAGGAAGTGGCAGCTCCTCTATTAGGGGTGCAAGTCCaataaagaacaatttaTTCGATCAAAAATTTGTTGATACAGAAGCTTCAGTTCGTGATACACATAAAATTCTCATGATGAAACTGGTAACGAACAAAACTGTATTGTTTTGTACATCTAAGGGTGAAATATCAATCATAAATGAGACAATTAAGCCTATTTCAAATCCATCTCTAAACGATATAAAAGTGTTCAAAAAAATTAACAATGATTTGGCTGTTCTTTGTAGCAAGAAAGGAGACATCAAGCTATTTGATGGCACCAAACTTTCCAAGTACGAACTTGATATATCAGACCTTTCTTCTGACGAGGAAATAACTTCTCTGGATTTCAGTGTGAATGAAAACtattttgttgttggtgaTTCCACAGGGAAGTTATCTGTATACAAAGATAACGTATGCGAATATCAGAGCAAAGTTCACAGCGCTGCCATTAACGGTATCCAAATATATGAGAAAGATGCTTTCAAAATTGTAATCACTATCAGCAGAGACAGAACAATGAACTTCATAGAACTACGAGCTGGGGAATGGAATATTTGCGAAACAGTTAAAGACAATAAGGGGAATATTATACAGCTTGAGATGTGCGACAATAAGTTATATACAATTTCGAGTGATAGGACTGTATCTTGCTATCGGATAGATATTGTCGACAATACCTTAAACgtttcaaaagaaaccaTCCTTTCCGTAAAGAATTCTCCATTGAGATTACAATTGACAAACTCAGATATCATTGTGTCACGCTCCGACAAAACCATGcaaatatttgataaaaCCTCGAACAGTACTCCTAGATTATTAAGATTGTTGGATGACCAAGGGGATGGGATTTTAGTTAACCATTTTTACGTTAATGCCGACAGTGACCAGATTttatgttcttcttcattggATAAAACGATAAGATGTTTTAGTTACACTACAGGAAAATGTCTTAACCAATACTATGCTCACGCAGATCCGGTAGTTGGAATGACAACCGTTGCCAATAAATTTGTCACTGTTACAGGGAATGGATGCTTATTTTCATGGGAAATAAgaccagaagaagaagcgGACGAGATAAGCGGTAAACTTTTGGATTTATCAAGTAGCTATAGCAGCAAAAACACTAATACTATAGTGTCAGCGCCTTCCACACCTGTTCGTAACCCCAAACCTTTCTCACCAGTGAGACTTCAACATCCAACTCCCGCTTCTTCCcctttgaagaaggaaagtCCACTAACTACCAAGAAAAGAGGAATTATACCATcgaatcaattgaaatcaaacTTGAATAAACCACAAGATATACTTTCAAGTCTACGGCAACTCAGAATATCCTTAGTAAATGAGGAACAGATAGATaacattgatgaaattaGAAAAGAAGTGTCATTAATTCATAACCTTATTGAGCCGCATGAGCATATACTACAAAAATTTGGTGACGAATTGGTGCAAttaattgaatcaaaaataaatacTTGA
- the GLO4 gene encoding hydroxyacylglutathione hydrolase GLO4 (similar to uniprot|Q12320 Saccharomyces cerevisiae YOR040W GLO4 Mitochondrial glyoxalase II catalyzes the hydrolysis of S-D-lactoylglutathione into glutathione and D-lactate) encodes MIKQSIRKMHVKAIKMRWLTGGVNYSYLLSTQDKKKSWLIDPAETLEVMNDLGSDEAKSIEALVNTHHHYDHAGGNVSTLAALNEKGNNISRVIAGSQRSPIANDIPDNLHEYTLGNLKILCIRTPCHTQDSTCYYVRDPETKEQAIFTGDTLFTGGCGRFFEGTAEEMDDALNFRLLGNTGDTSNWKNVKVYPGHEYTAGNVSFIRNYIYLKKSDNDHFNKLESFTKEHEVTTGHFTIADELSFNPFMRLDDPIVRRQVGDSQGCWTRAQVMDKLRNMKNKA; translated from the coding sequence ATGATAAAGCAAAGTATAAGAAAAATGCATGTCAAGGCTATCAAAATGAGGTGGCTCACTGGTGGGGTCAATTATTCATACTTATTGAGCACCCAGGATAAGAAAAAGAGTTGGTTGATCGATCCTGCTGAGACATTGGAAGTGATGAATGATCTTGGCAGTGATGAAGCAAAAAGCATTGAAGCTCTTGTAAACACTCATCATCACTATGATCATGCTGGTGGCAATGTGTCAACACTTGCAGCCTTGAATGAAAAGGGCAATAATATATCTCGAGTCATTGCCGGTTCTCAACGTTCTCCAATTGCGAATGATATCCCAGATAACTTACATGAATACACCTTGGGGAACTTGAAAATCTTGTGTATTAGAACACCTTGCCATACCCAAGATTCCACTTGTTACTACGTGCGTGACCCTGAAACCAAAGAACAAGCAATCTTCACCGGTGACACTTTGTTCACTGGTGGATGTGGGAGGTTTTTCGAAGGAActgctgaagaaatggaCGATGCATTGAACTTCAGACTACTAGGGAATACAGGAGATACTtccaattggaagaatgtGAAAGTATATCCAGGTCATGAGTATACTGCAGGAAACGTAAGTTTCATCCGCAATTACATatacttgaagaaaagcGATAACGAccatttcaataaattgGAATCTTTTACCAAGGAACACGAAGTCACCACTGGTCACTTTACCATTGCCGATGAACTATCATTCAATCCCTTTATGAGACTTGATGATCCAATTGTTAGAAGACAAGTCGGAGATTCTCAAGGTTGTTGGACCAGAGCCCAAGTTATGGACAAGTTAAGAAACATGAAGAACAAGGCATGA
- the RSB1 gene encoding phospholipid-translocating ATPase RSB1 (similar to uniprot|Q08417 Saccharomyces cerevisiae YOR049C RSB1 Suppressor of sphingoid long chain base (LCB) sensitivity of an LCB-lyase mutation putative integral membrane transporter or flippase that may transport LCBs from the cytoplasmic side toward the extracytoplasmic side of the membrane), giving the protein MSSTIASIGTAVVSALPTATINPDDVNYYSGTMPNLRFNCTMAAIFGVLVFCHAFIGAFTKQWWFFVCFICACVLETIGYVGRALSHQDGGPQADYFIMQIVCLTIAPVFTMAGIYYQLAKLIEIYGQRYALLPTPMSYSYIFIVCDIVSLVIQAVGGGTSASAVRELKSTDTGDNIFVAGLAVQVASMTIFLGLWFHFLYEVYIKTRAEYLGISHWKWFQLFKVSRFDVDHLFREKYAMVREGHRWTFHYFNLALTAAVLFVYVRCIYRVAELAQGWNGFLISHEWYFIILDALMMSLATVVLTVFHPGFAFMGRSIEIPVTGSKKNQGENDNESKASLPESNTETNDVKGPVSDEKAGVLPGIFRRKK; this is encoded by the coding sequence aTGTCAAGTACTATAGCCAGCATAGGTACTGCTGTTGTTTCAGCGTTGCCCACGGCAACGATCAATCCTGATGATGTTAACTATTATTCTGGTACAATGCCTAATTTAAGGTTTAATTGTACCATGGCAGCTATTTTCGGTGTTTTAGTGTTTTGTCATGCTTTTATCGGTGCATTTACCAAGCAATGGTGGTTTTTTGTGTGCTTTATATGTGCATGCGTCCTTGAAACAATCGGTTACGTTGGTAGGGCTTTGTCTCATCAAGATGGTGGTCCGCAGGCAGATTATTTCATTATGCAGATTGTTTGTTTGACCATTGCTCCAGTTTTCACTATGGCCGGTATCTATTACCAATTGGCAAAATTGATCGAAATTTATGGCCAGCGTTACGCTTTGTTACCAACTCCGATGTCTTATTCGTACATTTTTATCGTTTGTGATATTGTTTCGCTTGTCATCCAGGCTGTCGGTGGTGGTACATCTGCTTCTGCCGTTAGAGAACTGAAAAGTACCGATACCGGTGACAACATTTTCGTTGCTGGTCTTGCCGTGCAGGTGGCATCGATGACGATCTTCTTGGGCCTATGGTTCCATTTCTTGTACGAAGTTTACATCAAGACAAGAGCTGAGTATTTGGGTATATCGCATTGGAAGTGGTTTCAATTATTTAAAGTGTCAAGGTTCGACGTTGATCACTTGTTCAGAGAAAAATACGCAATGGTCAGAGAAGGTCATCGTTGGACTTTCCATTACTTCAACTTGGCTCTTACAGCAGCGGTATTGTTCGTGTATGTTCGTTGTATTTACAGAGTCGCTGAGTTGGCCCAAGGTTGGAATGGTTTCTTAATTTCTCACGAGTGGTACTTCATTATCCTTGACGCATTGATGATGTCTTTGGCCACTGTGGTTCTAACGGTATTCCACCCAGGCTTTGCATTCATGGGTAGATCAATCGAGATTCCAGTCACTGGCTCTAAGAAAAATCAAGGAGAGAATGATAACGAATCCAAAGCATCTCTTCCTGAGAGCAATACTGAAACCAATGACGTGAAAGGCCCTGTTTCAGATGAGAAAGCTGGTGTCTTGCCTGGTATattcagaagaaagaaataa
- the CUE5 gene encoding ubiquitin-binding protein CUE5 (similar to uniprot|Q08412 Saccharomyces cerevisiae YOR042W CUE5 Protein containing a CUE domain that binds ubiquitin which may facilitate intramolecular monoubiquitination green fluorescent protein (GFP)-fusion protein localizes to the cytoplasm in a punctate pattern): MSDKVEDVAIDVDSNEDKKIEDVKETVEEAATKASNVEAEVPADTETETENVKKAEKQEEGQDHGQEDEDDSAPPLPVRKSVSPEEQSEKENPMLKQLKEAFPNIEEKYVKAVLIASQGQLDPAFNALLFISDPDFEKEAPLPTRPVQAPTRGVRREPKTQLEQDEELARQLDKKFNKHGNSASERTARERRIRQRERDYERRYGAGAIPPKGRRDSDGYDNFEDDGEDDVFSNFVDKELPQIRENLNRNIQETGKKISTWFSGITKNLVDDDPNYSESRPKYSQSRFNSFGDRYRDGNDNVDGQTKLQNAGISLHNDDLDFGSDDDIPPQLPSRAKKVVAETTYIDTPEQVRGKNNRSPLKTLAPHSESPTRSTPTSKLNTSTDKTASTEEKSDVKLVTPTASNKNTEGPITLEDQDIITDSDLDI; the protein is encoded by the coding sequence ATGAGTGACAAAGTTGAAGACGTCGCAATTGACGTTGATTCTAATGAAGACAAGAAGATCGAAGATGTCAAGGAAACAGTTGAAGAAGCGGCAACTAAGGCTTCAAATGTAGAAGCAGAAGTTCCAGCAGACACTGAAACCGAAACAGAGAACGTGAAAAAAGCTGAAAAACAGGAGGAAGGGCAAGATCACGGTCAGGAGGACGAGGACGATTCAGCACCTCCCTTGCCTGTAAGAAAATCGGTTTCTCCAGAAGAACAGagtgaaaaggaaaatcCTATGTTaaaacaattgaaggaagCGTTCCCAAACATTGAGGAGAAATATGTGAAGGCAGTGTTAATTGCTTCTCAGGGCCAGTTGGATCCTGCTTTCAACGCTCTTTTATTCATATCGGACCCTGACTTTGAAAAAGAGGCTCCATTACCAACTAGACCGGTGCAAGCGCCAACTCGTGGTGTAAGACGTGAGCCAAAAACGCAGTTAGAGCAGGACGAAGAATTGGCTCGTCAATTGGAtaagaaattcaacaaacaTGGCAATAGCGCTTCGGAGAGAACCGCACGCGAGCGTAGAATCAGACAACGTGAACGTGATTACGAGAGGAGGTACGGAGCAGGTGCAATTCCACCAAAGGGAAGACGTGATTCTGACGGCTATGACAATTTCGAAGATGACGGTGAAGACGATGTGTTCAGTAATTTCGTCGATAAGGAGTTACCCCAGATTCGTGAAAATTTGAACCGTAATATCCAGGAAACTGGTAAAAAGATCAGTACATGGTTCAGTGGCATCACCAAGAATCTGGTGGATGACGATCCAAATTATTCCGAATCCCGTCCAAAATATTCTCAGTCGAGGTTTAACTCCTTCGGAGATCGTTACCGTGATGGCAATGACAACGTCGATGGCCAAACGAAATTACAAAATGCTGGGATCTCATTGCACAACGATGATCTAGATTTTGGATCTGATGACGATATCCCACCCCAATTACCATCAAGGGCCAAGAAAGTCGTAGCAGAGACAACATACATAGACACTCCAGAACAAGTAAGGGGTAAGAATAACCGTTCTCCTTTGAAAACCTTGGCACCGCACAGTGAATCTCCAACAAGATCCACACCCACTTCTAAATTAAACACAAGCACGGACAAAACTGCCTCAACCGAAGAAAAATCCGATGTAAAGCTTGTAACTCCAACTGCAAGCAATAAGAACACAGAAGGGCCAATCACGttagaagatcaagatatTATCACAGATTCTGATTTGGATATTTAA